A section of the Zygosaccharomyces rouxii strain CBS732 chromosome B complete sequence genome encodes:
- the ISA1 gene encoding Fe-binding Fe/S cluster assembly protein ISA1 (some similarities with uniprot|Q07821 Saccharomyces cerevisiae YLL027W ISA1 Mitochondrial matrix protein involved in biogenesis of the iron-sulfur (Fe/S) cluster of Fe/S proteins isa1 deletion causes loss of mitochondrial DNA and respiratory deficiency depletion reduces growth on nonfermentable carbon sources) has product MIAQCVRNDSMLLLGQSQRLFSRCTVLKEKGASSYHFTPHSRGFLRTSLPDDKPPVLSQLFFSVGQKEQGQHRNKARQLPQPQLQERDNVRSKWSSYTMPSKEVLKEQEEKQKQEEKHAAAPTEAPSKEAENPARLRRRKNRRTLRPRKALISLSPRAMTHLRSLLDQPEPKLIRIGVTNRGCSGLSYDLQYITEPGKYDEIVEQDGIKVIVDSKALFSVVGSEMDWIDDRLSSRFVFRNPNSKGTCGCGESFMV; this is encoded by the coding sequence ATGATTGCACAGTGTGTCAGAAATGATAGCATGCTGCTGCTAGGACAGAGTCAGAGGTTATTTTCCCGTTGTACCGTTTTAAAAGAGAAGGGTGCTTCTTCATATCATTTCACCCCTCATTCAAGAGGATTTCTTCGAACATCATTACCTGATGATAAGCCACCAGTACTGTCACAGTTGTTCTTTAGTGTCGGTCAAAAAGAACAAGGTCAACATAGGAACAAAGCTCGTCAACTGCCACAACCACAATTACAGGAGAGGGACAATGTGAGATCCAAATGGTCAAGTTACACCATGCCGTCCAAGGAGGTActaaaagaacaagaggaaaaacAAAAGCAAGAGGAGAAACATGCAGCAGCGCCCACAGAGGCACCTTCTAAAGAAGCTGAAAATCCTGCAAGGCTGCgtagaagaaaaaatagaaGAACGTTGAGACCTCGTAAGGCCCTTATAAGTTTAAGCCCTAGAGCTATGACCCACCTAAGGTCATTATTAGATCAACCTGAACCAAAGCTGATCAGGATCGGCGTTACAAATAGAGGTTGTTCGGGTCTTTCTTATGATTTACAGTACATTACAGAACCAGGGaaatatgatgaaattgtGGAACAAGATGGTATTAAAGTGATAGTAGATTCAAAGGCTTTGTTTAGTGTTGTCGGAAGCGAAATGGACTGGATAGACGATAGGTTATCATCAAGATTTGTCTTCAGGAATCCAAATTCTAAGGGTACCTGCGGTTGCGGTGAAAGTTTTATGGTGTAA
- the TPO1 gene encoding polyamine transporter TPO1 (similar to uniprot|Q07824 Saccharomyces cerevisiae YLL028W TPO1 Proton-motive-force-dependent multidrug transporter of the major facilitator superfamily able to transport eight different compounds including polyamines quinidine cycloheximide and nystatin involved in excess spermidine detoxification), which yields MSAYEKQPSPVSPPSSNSFSSTSSRSVPESEPAAFGGTSPDTHARTDIPSNEKRYNDHGEHGAVDESHASFQSGHASLAPEGEVDATRKLSRIYTGTQQDLEKISVDYTGCPTMGGGRPYPPALPSKDAYEVTYDGPDDPTHPFNWSIKKKVWLCCWLCLDCIAIAMGSSIFASGVEQICEIYHVIPVVAILGIALYVLGFAASPIIYAPLSELYGRRGVLVISSFGFAIFHFAVATAKDLQTIMICRFFAGFIGAAPMAVVPAAFTDMFDTNFRGKVMALFALGVFVGPIIGPVMGSYIVQHTTWRWLEYVTACFSSLVFVGIILFYDETHHATILVSKASELRKKSGNWGIRASHEDVELSIAEIAKKTITRPIYMLFVEPILFFITLYNSFVYGILYLLLEAYPIIFVEGYGLKKNGELPYLALIVGMFVCAGYIWYCETAYLRKCKQHGGLVPEARLYPMVGAGIVFPIGILWFCWTGNYPHKIHWSCPTVAGGLIGFGLLGIFLPCLNYIIESYLMLAASAVAANTFMRSAFGACFPLFAGYMFHNMGTNWAGLLIGLFAVALIPVPFLFLKYGKKIRLRSKFAYSG from the coding sequence ATGAGCGCTTACGAGAAGCAACCATCGCCAGTATCACCTCCAAGTTCTAACTCGTTTTCGTCCACATCGTCAAGGTCCGTGCCTGAGAGTGAACCAGCTGCATTTGGTGGGACTTCACCTGATACACATGCTAGAACCGATATACCCtcaaatgaaaaaagatACAACGACCATGGCGAACATGGAGCAGTTGATGAATCACATGCATCTTTCCAGTCTGGTCATGCTTCATTAGCGCCTGAAGGTGAAGTCGATGCGACTAGAAAACTATCAAGAATTTACACGGGTACTCAacaagatttggaaaaaatttcGGTTGATTACACCGGATGTCCTACTATGGGTGGTGGCAGGCCATATCCACCTGCATTACCGTCAAAGGACGCCTATGAGGTTACATATGATGGGCCTGACGATCCAACGCATCCATTTAATTGGAGCataaagaaaaaggttTGGTTATGCTGTTGGCTTTGTCTTGATTGTATTGCCATTGCAATGGGATCGTCGATTTTTGCCAGTGGTGTTGAACAAATATGTGAAATTTACCACGTTATTCCTGTCGTTGCAATTTTGGGTATTGCACTCTACGTTTTGGGATTTGCAGCTTCGCCTATCATCTATGCACCTTTATCTGAATTATATGGTCGTAGAGGTGTTCTTGTGATTTCATCGTTTGGGTTTGCTATTTTCCATTTTGCAGTTGCGACCGCTAAGGATTTACAAACAATTATGATTTGTAGGTTTTTTGCAGGTTTTATTGGTGCTGCGCCCATGGCTGTGGTTCCGGCTGCATTTACAGATATGTTCGATACTAACTTTAGAGGTAAGGTGATGGCACTTTTCGCCCTTGGTGTCTTTGTGGGTCCCATCATTGGTCCCGTTATGGGTTCTTATATTGTTCAACATACAACTTGGAGATGGTTAGAATATGTTACCGCATGTTTTTCATCACTTGTTTTTGTTGGTATCATACTTTTTTATGATGAAACACATCATGCAACCATTCTGGTTAGCAAAGCATCTGAactgaggaagaagagTGGTAACTGGGGGATTCGTGCTTCCCATGAAGATGTTGAACTGTCTATCGCGGAAATTGCTAAGAAGACAATTACACGTCCAATCTATATGTTATTTGTGGAACCCatccttttcttcattacGCTTTACAATTCATTCGTTTATGGTATTCTTTACCTGTTGTTAGAGGCATATCCAATTATTTTTGTGGAAGGTTATggattaaagaagaatggTGAATTACCATATTTAGCATTAATAGTTGGTATGTTTGTCTGTGCGGGTTATATTTGGTACTGTGAAACTGCTTATTTGCGTAAATGTAAGCAGCACGGTGGGTTAGTTCCGGAGGCTCGTCTATATCCAATGGTTGGAGCTGGTATTGTTTTCCCCATTGGTATCCTTTGGTTCTGTTGGACTGGTAACTATCCTCATAAGATTCATTGGTCTTGTCCAACAGTGGCTGGTGGATTAATTGGTTTTGGTTTACTTGGTATCTTCTTACCTTGCCTGAACTATATCATTGAGTCATATCTGATGCTTGCTGCTTCTGCTGTCGCTGCCAATACCTTTATGAGATCTGCCTTCGGTGCATGTTTCCCATTGTTTGCAGGTTACATGTTTCACAATATGGGAACAAATTGGGCTGGTCTTTTGATAGGATTATTTGCAGTAGCTTTGATTCCAGTtccatttttattcttaaaATATGGTAAGAAGATCAGATTAAGAAGTAAGTTTGCTTACTCTGGTTGA
- the FRA1 gene encoding aminopeptidase P (similar to uniprot|Q07825 Saccharomyces cerevisiae YLL029W Hypothetical ORF) — translation MTTRSANLNPKPSMQSLAVGTSRGTPGLTTQTVQGRQFRPCADCTCSPGLLSRQGRRSSLFLRRLENTRRRSSRDCSTAIGGGSGQESVYSSDSLCQSTREVNTTERLLALRREMVKHELCCYIVPSEDEHQSEYVSSADQRRAFISGFNGSAGIACITRDLLNFNTEQPEGRSILSTDGRYFNQASQELDYNWTLLRQGEDTFTWQDWCVKEAAEMSRGLGGKTAKIGVDPRLVSHELVVAFNRLITQKAGEGADVQLVPVEENLIDAIWPKFERPPKKQLQSVIALSEDYSGENFKSKRSRLQKHLTKNYRNSGPLAIVALDEICWLLNLRGSDIAYNPVFFAYAIADSDSVTLFTDNALHAEVQRYCADNEIQLEPYDQFWNRLSEKSQKLDQQQKFLIPDNSSWQLVRHVHCNYKSVHSPIDIFKSIKNETEIRNARRAQVKDAVCLTQYFAWLEDQLINKGALIDEYRAAQKLTEIRRTQKNYKGDSFETISSTGANAAVIHYAPPKDGSSMINPDKVYLCDSGSQYLEGTTDITRTVHYGNPSQEEKDRYTLVLKGHLALERLVFPEGTTGFQIDSIARQPLWSQGLDYRHGTGHGIGSFLNVHEGPIGIGARPSLLQYPLQSGNIISNEPGYYKDGEYGLRIESDMLVTHSGLKFGEKRFLQFENLTLVPYCRKLINVKLLTKEERQQVNDYHARIWSSIVQFTQPQSITFKWLKRETSEL, via the coding sequence ATGACTACCAGGTCAGCAAATTTGAATCCTAAACCTTCTATGCAATCATTAGCAGTGGGGACAAGTCGAGGGACCCCGGGTTTAACGACGCAGACAGTACAGGGAAGGCAGTTTAGACCTTGTGCCGATTGTACCTGTTCACCAGGACTTTTATCACGTCAGGGAAGAAGGTCTTCACTATTTTTAAGAAGACTAGAAAATACTAGAAGGAGATCTTCTAGAGATTGTTCTACAGCTATCGGTGGCGGCTCAGGCCAAGAATCCGTGTATTCCAGTGATTCACTGTGTCAGTCTACCAGGGAAGTGAATACCACTGAGCGTCTGTTGGCATTGCGTCGTGAGATGGTCAAACATGAATTATGTTGTTATATTGTTCCCAGTGAAGATGAGCACCAAAGTGAATATGTTTCTTCGGCAGACCAAAGAAGAGCATTTATCTCTGGTTTCAATGGATCTGCAGGCATTGCATGTATTACTAGagatcttttgaattttaaCACTGAACAACCAGAAGGTAGATCTATTCTCAGTACGGATGGTAGGTACTTCAATCAAGCATCTCAAGAACTAGATTACAATTGGACGCTTTTGAGACAAGGTGAAGATACCTTCACTTGGCAGGATTGGTGTGTTAAGGAAGCTGCAGAAATGTCACGCGGTCTTGGTGGTAAGACTGCTAAAATTGGTGTGGATCCACGTCTCGTTAGTCATGAATTAGTGGTCGCCTTCAATAGATTAATTACTCAAAAAGCTGGAGAAGGAGCTGATGTCCAGCTGGTACCCGTAGAAGAAAATCTGATCGATGCCATTTGGCCAAAGTTTGAAAGACCTCCAAAGAAACAATTACAAAGCGTAATTGCCTTGTCAGAAGATTATTCAGGTGAAAATTTTAAGTCTAAGAGGTCTAGATTGCAGAAACATTTGACCAAAAATTATCGTAATAGTGGTCCATTGGCAATTGTGGCACTAGATGAGATATGTTGGTTATTGAATCTACGTGGGTCAGACATTGCTTATAATCCTGTTTTCTTTGCCTATGCCATTGCCGATAGTGATTCTGTTACGCTTTTCACGGATAATGCTTTACATGCTGAAGTTCAACGTTACTGCGCGGATAACGAAATACAATTAGAACCCTATGACCAATTCTGGAATCGTTTAAGTGAAAAATCTCAGAAATTAGATCAACAGCAGAAATTTCTGATTCCTGATAATTCTTCGTGGCAATTGGTGCGTCATGTGCATTGTAATTACAAAAGTGTACATTCGCCCattgatattttcaaatctatAAAGAATGAAACAGAAATTAGGAATGCAAGACGTGCACAAGTCAAAGATGCTGTCTGTCTTACGCAGTATTTTGCATGGTTGGAAGATCAGTTGATTAACAAAGGTGCTCTGATAGATGAATATAGGGCAGCACAAAAATTGACAGAAATTAGACGTACGCAAAAGAATTATAAGGGAGACTCTTTTGAAACTATATCATCGACAGGTGCAAATGCAGCTGTCATTCATTACGCACCACCTAAGGACGGCTCATCTATGATTAATCCTGATAAAGTTTATCTCTGTGATTCGGGTTCTCAATATTTAGAAGGTACAACAGATATTACAAGGACAGTTCATTACGGTAATCCATcacaagaggaaaaggatCGTTATACGCTAGTTTTAAAGGGACATTTAGCACTAGAGCGACTGGTCTTCCCTGAAGGTACTACaggtttccaaattgattcaattgcTAGACAACCGTTGTGGTCTCAAGGTCTTGATTATCGCCATGGTACCGGTCATGGTATTGGATCATTTTTGAACGTACATGAAGGTCCAATAGGTATCGGTGCAAGACCATCTCTCTTACAATACCCGTTACAATCTGGTAACATTATCAGTAATGAGCCAGGCTATTACAAGGATGGTGAATATGGTTTGAGAATTGAAAGTGATATGCTTGTGACACATTCAGGTTTGAagtttggtgaaaaaagatttttacaatttgaaaatttgacaCTAGTACCTTACTGCCGCAAGTTGATTAACGTCAAACTGTTGACAAAGGAAGAACGTCAACAGGTCAATGACTACCATGCACGCATATGGAGTAGTATTGTCCAGTTCACGCAACCTCAAAGTATCACATTCAAGTGGTTGAAGAGGGAAACATCGGAGTTATGA
- the GPI13 gene encoding mannose-ethanolamine phosphotransferase GPI13 (similar to uniprot|Q07830 Saccharomyces cerevisiae YLL031C): MDERSIRKSLLGTSVEEKRLYRSRIQKFRKCHTLYVILLASLAALQFIAIAFFTRGFLLTRQVLDNVSSPFPNQYGKFDKAVVLVIDALRFDFVIPVDESHPQHNPNYHNNIKALWNDESLKGSSLLFKFIADPPTTTLQRLKGLTTGSLPTFIDAGSNFDGSVIEEDNLIKQLYLAQKNVYFAGDDTWSALFHPFLSAQSEPYPSLNVWDLDTVDNGVMSYFERHLLEGGQTRHRDWDVLVGHMLGVDHVGHKYGPNHFTMREKQLQVDEFIRKIIAAIDKDTLLIVMGDHGMDHTGNHGGDSIDELESTLFLYSKRPDMWQPNEDPNVYDVSDLGKNYKQVNQIDLVPTLSLLLNLPIPFNSLGWPLEEIATSKKEFDFNVRLTLQQLSNYKNVSGMVTNSERQAELDHLWNLAMENPKLGFDFQRNLLETCKDLWARFDFWSIGVGITLLVFSLILLLTITKLIPSIVVSQMVFEFVPWIIVMIFISNACFQGVFFVFQQPAFVSDTLWCSLLATAVGIVIGTFIPIFDRYNIKWMVVRFVEDLSEYWTRIGVLLLTVHALLFTSNSFTIWEDRIVAFLLITLGMLTLYEFVFVPKRQSTSALLTATISEKQGTASGASQSTANSDSFPLTRFARLLGAYHSIVLVVCTRIASTITICREEQGEYCTPTFTTETNYSLWCMGLCLVIVAMIPSCIKGYYNLSSSYQAAAPIWIDIFLKSFLFTNFIYWTLAALENSVSDWSWNITVLKFTISRIIAGFALIASNIGWMMGPLCIKLNLHNADTKSHRATILGYSNIYGAQYFLLVINALMGIFLFNKPLAQVSLYLMCNQMLSIIEIFHLLKLKENIVGPFALALLSYSQFFSTGHQATIPAIQWDVGFILSETITFPLTHLAIVLNTFGPLIITALTVALLTLWEQPPDVLKPQTLLGRLVSNCGLLLVYHTVLCLSSFVWVTFFRRHLMVWKIFCPRYLFAGMSLIVVQLVVTFGAVALASGRLIRQINDIFWK; this comes from the coding sequence ATGGATGAACGTTCAATTAGAAAATCCCTTCTAGGCACCTCTGTTGAAGAGAAAAGGCTTTACAGGTCAAGGATCCAGAAGTTTCGTAAATGCCATACGCTTTATGTGATCCTGCTAGCGTCTCTTGCAGCATTACAGTTTATTGCCATAGCATTCTTTACTAGAGGGTTCCTTCTCACGAGGCAAGTATTGGATAACGTTTCTTCCCCTTTCCCTAATCAATACggtaaatttgataaagCCGTTGTACTTGTCATAGACGCTTTGAGGTTTGATTTCGTGATACCGGTGGATGAATCTCATCCGCAGCATAATCCTAATTATCACAATAACATCAAGGCCCTTTGGAATGACGAGTCTTTGAAGGGATCCTCACTgttattcaaatttatcGCAGATCCGCCAACAACTACACTACAGCGGCTCAAAGGTTTAACCACAGGTTCCTTACCGACGTTCATAGACGCAGGCTCCAATTTCGACGGTAGTGTCATCGAAGAAGATAATTTGATCAAGCAGCTGTATTTAGCACAGAAAAACGTGTATTTTGCTGGTGATGATACTTGGAGTGCACTTTTCCATCCGTTCCTTTCTGCACAGAGTGAACCTTACCCTTCTTTAAACGTTTGGGATCTAGATACTGTCGATAATGGTGTGATGTCCTATTTCGAACGACATCTATTAGAAGGTGGACAAACCCGCCATCGTGATTGGGATGTACTTGTGGGACACATGCTAGGTGTAGATCACGTCGGACACAAGTATGGACCCAACCACTTTACCATGCGTGAAAAGCAACTACAAGTGGATGAATTCATTAGGAAAATTATTGCCGCTATTGATAAGGATACTTTGCTGATTGTCATGGGGGATCATGGTATGGATCATACGGGGAACCATGGTGgtgattcaattgatgaattggaaagtacTTTATTTTTATACAGTAAGAGACCCGACATGTGGCAACCTAATGAGGACCCCAACGTTTATGATGTTAGTGATTTGGGTAAAAATTATAAACAAGTCAATCAAATTGATTTGGTTCCTACTTTATCGCTTTTATTGAATTTGCCCATACCTTTCAACAGTTTAGGTTGGCCCCTAGAAGAAATAGCTACTAGCAAAAAAGAGTTTGATTTCAATGTTCGCCTTACTTTGCAACAACTGAGTAACTATAAAAATGTGAGCGGCATGGTCACAAACTCGGAGAGACAAGCTGAATTGGATCACCTTTGGAATTTAGCTATGGAAAATCCTAAGTTAGGCTTTGATTTCCAGCGCAATTTACTAGAGACCTGTAAAGATTTATGGGCAAGATTCGATTTTTGGAGTATCGGAGTTGGAATAACTCTATTAGTGTTTTCCTTAATCCTACTCTTAACTATTACAAAATTGATTCCTTCTATTGTTGTGAGTCAAATGGTTTTCGAATTTGTTCCCTGGATAATTGTTATGATATTCATCTCCAATGCTTGTTTCCAAGGTGTATTCTTCGTGTTCCAACAACCTGCATTTGTCAGTGATACCCTTTGGTGTTCTCTGCTGGCCACTGCAGTAGGTATTGTCATAGGAACGTTCATACCGATATTTGATCGCTACAACATCAAATGGATGGTGGTTAGATTTGTCGAAGATCTTTCTGAATATTGGACTCGTATTGGCGTTCTACTTCTAACGGTCCATGCATTATTATTCACTTCCAACTCTTTCACCATTTGGGAAGATCGAATTGTAGCTTTCTTACTTATTACGCTTGGTATGCTTACCCTATATGAATTCGTGTTTGTGCCCAAGAGACAATCCACCAGTGCTCTTTTAACCGCCACTATCAGTGAAAAACAAGGAACTGCCTCCGGTGCGAGCCAATCAACTGCCAACTCTGATTCTTTCCCATTGACAAGATTTGCGCGTCTACTGGGAGCATACCATTCAATCGTGCTTGTGGTCTGCACGAGAATAGCGTCCACAATTACTATTTGCCGGGAGGAACAAGGTGAATACTGTACTCCCACTTTTACTACTGAAACCAATTACTCATTATGGTGCATGGGGCTCTGCCTGGTGATAGTAGCCATGATACCATCCTGCATTAAAGGCTATTACAATCTTTCCTCATCGTATCAAGCGGCTGCTCCTATTTGGATTGAcattttcttgaaaagtTTCCTTTTCACGAACTTCATCTATTGGACATTGGCAGCATTGGAAAACAGTGTTTCCGACTGGTCTTGGAATATTACCGTTTTAAAATTTACCATCTCCCGCATAATAGCGGGATTCGCTTTGATTGCGTCTAATATCGGGTGGATGATGGGACCACTTTGCATTAAGCTCAACCTCCATAATGCAGATACCAAATCTCATCGAGCAACAATTCTCGGTTATTCCAATATCTATGGGGCCCAATATTTTCTGTTAGTGATTAATGCTCTAATGGgaatatttcttttcaacaagcCATTGGCTCAGGTGTCATTGTATTTAATGTGCAACCAAATGCTTTCcattattgaaattttccatctattaaaattaaaagagaaCATCGTCGGTCCCTTTGCTCTAGCGCTACTATCATAttcacaatttttcagcacAGGCCATCAAGCAACTATTCCGGCTATTCAATGGGATGTTGGATTTATACTCTCTGAAACTATTACTTTCCCACTGACTCATTTGGCAATAGTATTAAACACATTTGGTCCTCTCATCATAACGGCTTTGACAGTAGCGCTACTAACTCTTTGGGAACAACCTCCAGATGTACTCAAGCCTCAAACTCTTTTGGGAAGACTGGTCTCAAACTGTGGGCTACTACTGGTATATCATACGGTACTTTGTCTAAGTTCCTTTGTATGGGTCACATTTTTCCGTCGACATCTAATGGTTTGGAAGATTTTCTGCCCCCGGTATTTGTTTGCAGGTATGAGTTTAATCGTAGTTCAGTTGGTAGTAACATTTGGAGCGGTGGCATTAGCTAGTGGACGCTTAATTCGTCAAATTAACGATATATTCTGGAAATAA
- the SNF6 gene encoding Snf6p (weakly similar to uniprot|P18888 Saccharomyces cerevisiae YHL025W SNF6 Involved in global regulation of transcription subunit of the chromatin remodeling Snf/Swi complex), whose protein sequence is MPVVKKRRTHHGKSSRIHHQLQLQQQQQLQVKQRFENSRLRPEHVSAVSHDESDTISYRSHLLKNFIKSGEFIDVLTTQLVPLDKIKPPEIFKGITPSQLEGKLQVQKESLSQLQEVLNGFKWELDDNSSFLKDKLWSAELNLQEPDEILKLYESKFELRSQENSVVTHKGKFTHLQKDQSRAPDGYWSNHAKLKKELREKKLQIQWEQEQERQRREQERRAQEEEELRRKEEEQHQQRQREREQLEQEHFQRQQLEQQQEQQQEQQLQPAQDENQDQQFQEGPNDSQQDEQSPDDDSKAQVPPSQQQNSNPNMMDSIFGDFGNEPFNNGFEDEFGDIDTAFF, encoded by the coding sequence ATGCCAGTGGTGAAAAAGAGACGTACGCATCACGGTAAATCCTCTAGGATCCATCATCAATTACagttacaacaacaacaacagttaCAGGTGAAgcaaagatttgaaaattctcGTCTAAGGCCCGAACATGTATCTGCAGTTTCACACGATGAGAGTGATACAATTTCATACAGATCacatcttttgaaaaatttcatcaaatcaGGAGAATTTATAGATGTTTTAACTACACAATTGGTTCCATTAGATAAGATAAAGCCACCCGAAATCTTCAAGGGAATCACGCCAAGTCAGTTGGAAGGAAAATTACAAGTACAAAAGGAATCACTGTCACAGTTACAAGAAGTGCTTAATGGATTTAAATGGGAGTTAGATGACAACTCTAGTTTCTTAAAGGATAAACTCTGGTCGGCAGAATTGAATCTACAAGAACCTGACGAAATTTTGAAGCTGTATGAATCCAAATTTGAACTTAGGTCGCAGGAAAATAGTGTCGTTACTCATAAAGGTAAATTTACCCATTTACAAAAAGATCAAAGCCGTGCTCCTGATGGATATTGGTCTAATCATgcaaaattgaagaaagaacttagagagaagaaattacaaaTTCAATGGGAACAAGAACAGGAAAGGCAAAGACGAGAACAAGAGAGGAGAGCCcaagaggaggaagaattgcgtagaaaagaagaagagcaaCATCAACAGCGGCAACGAGAAAGGGAACAGCTGGAACAAGAACACTTCCAACGGCAACAGCTGGAGCAGCAGCAGGAACAACAGCAGGAACAACAGCTACAGCCTGCTCAAGACGAGAATCAAGATCAACAGTTTCAGGAAGGTCCTAATGATTCCCAACAAGATGAGCAATCacctgatgatgattcaaAGGCACAGGTGCCTCCATCTCAGCaacaaaattcaaatccaaatatgaTGGATAGTATATTCGGTGATTTCGGTAATGAGCCCTTCAATAatggatttgaagatgaatttggtgATATTGATACCGCGttcttttaa
- the YJU2 gene encoding mRNA splicing protein YJU2 (similar to uniprot|P28320 Saccharomyces cerevisiae YKL095W YJU2 Essential nuclear protein putative spliceosomal component involved in mRNA splicing based on computational analysis of large-scale protein-protein interaction data) translates to MSERKVINKYYPPDFDPLKAERDLKKANKSLKKRNNGVVTVRLMTPFSIRCLKCDEYIPQSKKFNGKKEILDEKYLDTFKMYRLNIRCPRCSNCIAFRTDPQSADYVMEFGGTRNYAGRLKENKNVETADQALERLVKEHDDDRHRGEDKMQALEERLSKLQREQEGDQQLVALKNSRAQQQRKVDSLSHESEEDQDDELDKLAERAFESRKGRADTLKVSKPAKKIRRATGAHTGAPNPLGIRIKR, encoded by the coding sequence ATGTCAGAGAGGAAGGTAATCAACAAGTACTACCCTCCTGATTTCGACCCGTTGAAGGCAGAGAGGGATCTTAAGAAGGCCAATAAGTCGTTGAAAAAGCGTAACAATGGTGTAGTTACTGTAAGACTGATGACTCCATTCAGTATAAGATGCTTGAAATGTGATGAGTACATACCGCAGAGTAAGAAGTTTAACGGTAAGAAAGAAATATTGGATGAGAAATATCTAGACACCTTTAAGATGTACCGGTTAAATATAAGATGTCCCAGATGCAGTAACTGTATTGCATTCAGAACTGACCCGCAGAGTGCTGACTATGTGATGGAATTTGGTGGTACGAGAAACTATGCAGGGAGGTTGaaagagaataaaaatgTGGAAACGGCAGACCAGGCTCTTGAACGACTCGTTAAGGAACACGATGATGATCGACATCGTGGTGAGGATAAAATGCAGGCTCTCGAGGAAAGGTTATCAAAACTACAGAGAGAACAAGAGGGTGATCAACAATTAGTTGCATTAAAGAATTCAAGAGCTCAGCAGCAGCGGAAAGTGGATAGTTTATCGCATGAAAGCGAAGAggatcaagatgatgagTTGGATAAACTTGCAGAAAGGGCATTTGAAAGCAGAAAAGGAAGAGCAGATACTTTGAAAGTTTCTAAACCGGCAAAAAAGATAAGGAGAGCCACTGGAGCTCATACTGGAGCTCCTAACCCACTGGGAATTAGGATTAAGAGGTAG